A stretch of the Neisseria sp. DTU_2020_1000833_1_SI_GRL_NUU_006 genome encodes the following:
- a CDS encoding shikimate kinase — MEKLNGNLILIGLMGAGKTTLGRQFAQMYDCPFYDSDLEICSASGVSISTIFEMEGEEGFRHRETLMLKKLSALNGIVLSTGGGSVLREENRCCLREHGTVVYLHALPEVLLERTRYDSSRPLLKTDDPLKKLRELYMVRDPIYRETAHIVIESESCAKTLRKLVECLDGQKFIEYDD; from the coding sequence ATGGAAAAGCTCAATGGTAATTTAATTCTTATCGGATTGATGGGGGCAGGAAAAACAACGCTGGGAAGGCAGTTTGCTCAAATGTACGATTGCCCGTTTTATGATAGTGATTTGGAAATTTGCTCAGCGTCAGGTGTTTCTATTTCCACTATTTTTGAGATGGAAGGAGAGGAAGGATTCCGCCACCGTGAGACTTTGATGCTGAAAAAGCTGTCGGCATTAAACGGCATTGTGTTGTCGACGGGAGGGGGTTCGGTTTTGCGTGAAGAAAACCGATGTTGCCTGCGTGAGCATGGTACGGTGGTTTATTTGCATGCATTACCTGAGGTGCTGTTGGAGCGTACACGTTATGATAGCAGCCGCCCGCTTTTAAAAACGGACGATCCTTTAAAAAAATTACGCGAATTGTATATGGTTCGGGATCCGATTTATCGTGAGACCGCGCATATCGTTATAGAGTCGGAGAGCTGTGCTAAAACCCTTCGAAAATTGGTTGAATGTTTGGATGGGCAGAAATTCATTGAATATGATGATTGA
- the pilQ gene encoding type IV pilus secretin PilQ, producing the protein MKTKNMTKLFAGISMIAAAQIALAGNITDINVSTLPDSQKIIKIRFDRDVISPSGFVTSTPSRIALDFAKTNIQLAQPVLEYADSLLNQITAAQNNDRSRIVLGLNKAAQYNTEVHGNEVWVFVTESSDRTTTSAAISNNANARQKAGSSEAVKQTVNSANIDFRKGAHNSGIVELNAPAFTGKPEVKQQRDRVIITLKNYPLPTQAQRSLDVADFSTPVKNITLKRIGNDAQLIIRNNGNWDFNTKAANGQFAFEVMPKSASTESSGLNANPNKSFRGRKISLDFQDVEVRTILQILAKESGVNIVASDSVNGKMTLSLKDVPWDQALDLVMQARNLDMRRQGNIINIAPRDELLAKDKAFLQAEKEIAELGPLYSQTFQLKYKNVEEFRKILRLDDNNSGNSNGRNTLLSSRGSALIDPATNTLIITDNRNVVEKFRKLIEELDVPTRQVMVEARIVEAKDGFSRDLGVKFGVAGSKGSNAWGNSWSNAQDNQAVLRGDANYRTWSLQPNISLPAAAATNNIALVRALSSGALGLEISASEATGKSKTISNPRVLTQDRREATIESGTEIPYQEASSSGATSVSFKKAVLGLTVTPNVTPDGQVIMTVKITKDTPQDCTVDSLITKCIQTKNLNTQAMVEDGGTLIVGGIYEEDNSDTINKVPLLGDLPVVGNLFKSRAKKEERRELLVFITPRIMDGVGSNLRY; encoded by the coding sequence ATGAAAACTAAGAATATGACGAAATTATTTGCCGGTATCAGTATGATTGCAGCAGCACAAATTGCATTGGCTGGTAATATTACTGATATTAATGTATCAACTTTGCCGGATAGTCAAAAAATTATCAAAATCCGTTTTGACCGGGATGTGATTAGCCCGAGCGGCTTTGTTACATCCACTCCGTCCCGAATTGCCTTGGATTTTGCCAAAACAAATATTCAATTGGCTCAACCTGTATTGGAATACGCGGATTCTTTGTTAAATCAAATTACTGCGGCTCAGAATAATGACCGATCTCGCATTGTTTTGGGATTGAATAAAGCGGCGCAATATAATACCGAAGTCCATGGTAATGAAGTATGGGTATTCGTTACAGAATCATCTGATCGAACCACAACTTCTGCGGCTATTTCAAATAATGCAAATGCACGTCAGAAGGCAGGCTCGTCTGAAGCAGTTAAACAAACGGTAAATTCAGCTAATATTGACTTCAGGAAGGGTGCACATAACTCAGGTATTGTGGAATTGAATGCGCCTGCTTTTACAGGAAAACCTGAAGTGAAGCAACAACGTGATCGGGTTATTATTACTCTGAAAAATTATCCGTTGCCGACACAAGCGCAACGCAGTTTGGATGTTGCCGATTTCAGTACACCGGTTAAAAATATTACGTTAAAACGTATTGGAAATGATGCTCAACTAATTATTCGTAATAATGGCAATTGGGATTTCAATACCAAAGCTGCAAATGGTCAATTTGCTTTTGAAGTAATGCCTAAGTCCGCAAGTACGGAATCAAGTGGGCTGAATGCAAATCCAAACAAATCTTTCCGCGGCCGTAAAATTTCCCTGGACTTCCAAGATGTTGAAGTACGTACCATTTTGCAAATCCTTGCGAAGGAGTCAGGGGTTAATATCGTGGCCAGTGATTCCGTGAATGGCAAAATGACACTTTCTTTAAAAGATGTGCCTTGGGATCAGGCTTTGGATTTGGTTATGCAGGCGCGTAATTTGGATATGCGTCGACAAGGCAATATTATCAATATCGCACCTCGTGATGAATTGTTGGCTAAAGATAAGGCTTTCTTGCAGGCGGAGAAAGAAATTGCCGAACTGGGGCCTTTATATTCCCAAACTTTCCAATTGAAGTATAAAAATGTAGAAGAGTTCCGGAAAATTTTGCGTTTGGACGACAACAATAGTGGAAACTCCAATGGTAGAAATACCTTATTGAGCAGCCGTGGCAGTGCGCTGATCGATCCTGCGACGAATACTTTGATTATTACGGATAATCGAAATGTTGTAGAAAAATTCCGTAAATTGATTGAGGAATTGGATGTACCGACTCGTCAAGTCATGGTTGAAGCCCGTATCGTTGAAGCAAAAGACGGTTTTTCGCGTGATTTGGGTGTGAAATTCGGTGTCGCAGGATCCAAAGGAAGCAACGCTTGGGGTAACTCTTGGAGTAATGCGCAAGATAACCAGGCTGTTTTGCGAGGCGATGCAAATTACCGTACATGGTCTTTACAACCGAACATTAGCCTGCCTGCGGCGGCGGCAACTAATAATATTGCTCTAGTACGAGCTTTGTCATCAGGTGCATTGGGTTTGGAAATTTCTGCTTCGGAGGCTACCGGTAAAAGTAAAACCATTTCTAATCCGCGTGTCCTAACTCAAGACCGTAGAGAGGCTACTATTGAGTCCGGTACCGAAATACCGTATCAGGAGGCTTCTTCCAGTGGTGCAACTTCAGTTTCGTTCAAAAAAGCCGTGTTGGGCTTAACGGTAACGCCGAATGTAACGCCTGATGGTCAAGTTATTATGACTGTAAAAATTACCAAAGATACGCCGCAAGACTGTACAGTGGACTCTTTGATTACCAAATGTATTCAGACTAAAAACTTGAATACTCAGGCGATGGTTGAAGATGGTGGCACGTTGATTGTTGGCGGTATCTATGAAGAAGATAATAGCGATACGATTAACAAAGTACCATTATTGGGCGATTTGCCAGTGGTAGGCAATTTGTTCAAATCCCGTGCGAAAAAAGAAGAGCGTCGCGAATTGCTGGTTTTCATCACTCCGCGAATTATGGATGGTGTAGGCAGCAATCTCCGCTACTAA
- the aroB gene encoding 3-dehydroquinate synthase — MRTLTVQTPSHQYPIFIGYDLIGQADSLLKPYLNKTAAIITNETVAPLYLKNLQMSLDRIGIRHFSIILPDGEKYKNWQTLNLIFDGLMENRAERKTTLIALGGGVIGDMVGFAAATYQRGAPFIQIPTTLLSQVDSSVGGKTGINHPLGKNMIGAFYQPQAVLADLETLKTLPRRELSAGMAEVIKYGALGDVDFFEWLEQNVTDLMAQNQEKLTQAVYHCCKMKADIVAKDETEQGIRAWLNLGHTFGHAIEAEMGYGVWLHGEAVAAGCVLAGRLSEELGKISDADTRRIAVLMEAAGLPSLPPKFPFEKWISHMSHDKKVSSGVMRFIGLNRLGEANITEVSDIDILKRTLQPYL, encoded by the coding sequence ATGCGTACTTTGACTGTTCAAACTCCGTCTCACCAATATCCTATTTTTATCGGGTATGACCTTATCGGGCAGGCTGATAGTTTACTTAAGCCTTATTTGAATAAAACAGCCGCAATCATAACCAACGAGACTGTTGCGCCTTTATATCTGAAAAATCTTCAAATGAGTTTGGACAGAATCGGTATCAGGCATTTCAGCATTATCTTGCCGGATGGCGAAAAATATAAAAACTGGCAGACATTGAACCTTATTTTTGACGGATTGATGGAAAACAGAGCCGAACGGAAAACTACACTAATTGCATTGGGTGGCGGGGTAATCGGCGATATGGTCGGCTTTGCCGCTGCAACGTACCAACGAGGTGCGCCGTTTATCCAAATTCCGACAACTTTGTTGAGTCAGGTGGATTCATCCGTTGGTGGGAAGACGGGTATCAACCATCCGCTTGGAAAAAATATGATTGGTGCGTTTTACCAACCGCAGGCGGTCTTGGCTGATTTGGAAACATTGAAGACCTTGCCGCGCCGAGAATTATCGGCAGGTATGGCAGAAGTTATTAAATATGGTGCGCTTGGCGATGTTGATTTCTTTGAGTGGTTGGAACAAAACGTTACGGATTTGATGGCGCAAAACCAAGAGAAATTGACGCAGGCGGTATATCACTGCTGCAAAATGAAAGCCGACATTGTTGCCAAAGATGAAACCGAACAAGGTATCCGCGCGTGGCTTAATCTCGGCCATACTTTCGGACACGCTATCGAGGCGGAAATGGGTTACGGAGTATGGTTGCATGGTGAGGCAGTGGCAGCGGGTTGCGTGCTGGCAGGTAGATTATCCGAAGAATTGGGTAAAATTTCCGATGCGGACACACGTCGAATCGCTGTTTTAATGGAGGCTGCAGGATTACCGTCATTGCCGCCTAAATTCCCGTTTGAAAAATGGATCAGCCATATGAGTCATGACAAAAAGGTCAGTAGCGGCGTGATGCGCTTTATCGGGCTGAACCGTTTGGGGGAAGCCAATATTACTGAAGTTAGCGATATTGATATTTTAAAGCGGACTTTGCAGCCGTATTTGTAA
- a CDS encoding pilus assembly protein PilP codes for MKNKIFLLTSVLSLTGCTPAYDDLNEWMTKTRQDAKSHIIPFEAPVVNPPAVYNPPAYSGLNAFDFRRLDNAPKGSNAPNPNRPKEALEAFSLENMRYVGMLSNGSKTAGFIDVNGHVYTVYPGNYIGQNYGKIQSITDDLIVLTELVEDSSGNWIYRKAELPLSNNAENSSNDASNASATNSN; via the coding sequence ATGAAAAATAAAATTTTCTTACTTACAAGTGTCCTGTCATTGACGGGGTGTACACCGGCATATGACGATTTGAATGAGTGGATGACTAAGACACGTCAGGATGCCAAGTCTCATATCATTCCATTTGAGGCTCCGGTAGTGAACCCTCCGGCTGTTTATAATCCACCGGCTTACAGTGGTTTAAATGCATTCGATTTTCGACGGTTGGATAATGCACCTAAAGGTAGCAACGCTCCAAATCCTAATCGTCCAAAAGAAGCATTGGAAGCATTCAGTTTAGAAAATATGCGGTACGTAGGGATGCTGAGCAATGGCAGTAAAACTGCCGGTTTTATTGATGTAAATGGACATGTCTATACAGTTTATCCGGGGAACTATATCGGACAAAATTATGGAAAAATCCAAAGCATTACTGATGATTTGATTGTTTTGACAGAGTTAGTTGAGGATAGTTCGGGCAATTGGATTTATCGAAAGGCGGAATTGCCATTAAGCAATAATGCTGAAAATAGTTCAAATGATGCCAGTAATGCTTCAGCAACGAATTCAAACTAA
- the pilM gene encoding type IV pilus assembly protein PilM, with product MIGLSKNPKNTTSKAGKSSSGLSNRSAIGIDISQHAIKMVQLSGRSLNQIQLEKYVITKLPKNIVKGNKIQDYDQLVTYLQHAYSQLRSSCKNIIAAIPQGLATIEQVVYSQKDTELDLDEFAESEISSIGPIDEINYDYQVVGASVIPAGQQILTVAARKDDVEPMIEMFEGAGLSLSALDLDLLAQRNAFVFWINQYAPELTNEKVAIFGIYATQMYALIIQNGQILYRQEMPVSTEQLNQLIQRTYQVTEEKAAQMMVSTSKPTDYQAQIADRFNVQVAQEVQRVLQFYYTTQPTDAFSNVKHILLTGSASQQTGLAESIFSQTNTATQCIQPVTYVERGGKVDLSQLQVDASALTLAFGLALRGL from the coding sequence ATGATTGGCTTATCAAAAAACCCTAAAAATACAACTAGTAAGGCTGGAAAGTCCTCTTCAGGGTTAAGCAACCGTTCTGCCATCGGCATCGATATTAGTCAGCATGCCATCAAGATGGTTCAGCTGTCAGGGCGTAGTTTAAACCAAATTCAGTTGGAAAAATACGTTATTACTAAATTACCTAAAAATATTGTAAAAGGTAACAAAATTCAAGACTACGACCAACTTGTTACTTATTTGCAACATGCATATTCGCAATTGCGCAGTTCTTGTAAGAATATTATTGCAGCTATTCCTCAAGGATTAGCGACGATTGAGCAAGTGGTTTATTCACAAAAGGATACTGAGTTGGATTTGGATGAATTTGCAGAATCCGAAATCTCCTCAATCGGACCTATCGATGAAATAAATTATGATTATCAGGTCGTCGGTGCGTCTGTTATTCCGGCGGGGCAGCAGATTTTGACGGTTGCAGCGCGTAAGGATGACGTTGAACCCATGATCGAAATGTTTGAGGGGGCAGGATTGTCCTTATCGGCGTTAGATTTGGATTTATTGGCACAGCGTAATGCCTTCGTATTTTGGATTAACCAGTACGCTCCTGAATTAACAAATGAAAAAGTTGCTATATTTGGAATTTATGCAACACAGATGTATGCGTTGATTATTCAGAATGGGCAAATTCTATACAGGCAGGAAATGCCTGTAAGTACTGAGCAATTGAACCAGTTGATTCAACGTACATATCAGGTTACGGAAGAAAAAGCTGCCCAAATGATGGTATCTACGAGTAAACCAACTGATTATCAAGCACAAATTGCAGACCGTTTTAATGTTCAAGTGGCTCAGGAAGTGCAAAGAGTATTACAGTTTTATTACACAACACAGCCGACAGATGCTTTTTCAAATGTGAAGCATATTTTATTAACTGGCTCTGCATCGCAACAGACTGGTTTGGCTGAAAGCATTTTTTCGCAGACAAATACAGCAACACAATGTATTCAGCCAGTTACATATGTGGAGCGAGGCGGTAAGGTCGATTTGTCACAGTTACAAGTTGATGCTTCTGCTTTAACACTTGCATTTGGATTAGCATTAAGGGGATTGTAA
- a CDS encoding PilN domain-containing protein, translated as MTELIKINFLPYREEIKQRKRQQFKILMLSSLLIGVGLSAIAYLAINNAISDQESRNAFLEAEITKLDNDLGEIKKLQQEKENFLAKKQKVEELQEKRSQAAYIIDSLNVVIPDNTYITSLDAENPTSYKITGRAISDNKIAMFMRSLPSTGIFTQPELLEIKKIDNYQEFNIKSMIGSASIPVKSEREAINDDPTKAQNGEEK; from the coding sequence ATGACTGAATTAATTAAAATTAACTTTCTTCCATATAGAGAAGAAATTAAGCAACGTAAAAGACAGCAATTTAAAATTTTGATGCTTTCTTCGTTATTAATAGGAGTTGGTTTATCTGCAATAGCTTATTTAGCGATCAATAATGCTATTAGTGATCAAGAAAGTAGGAATGCATTTTTGGAAGCAGAAATTACCAAGTTGGATAATGATTTAGGAGAAATAAAAAAATTACAGCAGGAAAAAGAAAACTTCTTGGCTAAAAAGCAAAAAGTTGAGGAGTTGCAAGAAAAACGTTCCCAAGCTGCATATATCATCGATAGTTTGAATGTGGTTATTCCAGATAATACTTATATTACTTCTCTTGATGCAGAAAATCCGACTTCTTATAAGATTACAGGTCGGGCGATTAGCGATAATAAAATTGCCATGTTTATGCGGTCTTTGCCAAGTACAGGTATTTTTACGCAGCCAGAACTTTTGGAAATTAAGAAAATTGATAATTATCAAGAGTTTAATATTAAATCTATGATTGGTTCTGCGAGTATTCCAGTCAAGTCGGAGAGAGAAGCAATTAATGATGATCCGACGAAAGCACAGAACGGGGAGGAAAAGTAA
- the argC gene encoding N-acetyl-gamma-glutamyl-phosphate reductase — MNSKIKVGIVGATGYTGVELLRLLSSHPNIEITTVTSRSESGKAVSDYFPSLRGVYDLTFQSPEHAGLEKCDIVFFATPNGIAMNDAPRLLEKGIRIVDLSADFRIQDIPTWEHWYKMKHASPDIVPQAVYGLSELNRDAIASAQIVANPGCYPTCVSLPLLPLLKEGRLKPQMPLIADCKSGVSGAGRKANTGSLLCEAGDNFKAYGITGHRHQPEIRQTIATLQPGIAEHFIFVPHLTPMIRGMHATLYLHLEDGCNPEAVLREFYRDSPFVDIMPAGSTPETRSVRGANLCRVSIQKSSSDNVWIALSVIDNLVKGAAGQAVQNMNIMFGFDEKLGLIQTPLLP, encoded by the coding sequence ATGAATTCGAAAATCAAAGTCGGCATCGTCGGTGCAACAGGCTACACCGGCGTAGAGCTTTTACGGCTTCTCAGCAGTCATCCGAATATCGAAATTACAACGGTAACCAGCCGCAGCGAGTCAGGTAAAGCAGTTTCTGATTACTTTCCCAGTCTGAGGGGAGTCTACGATCTGACCTTTCAATCCCCCGAACACGCCGGTTTAGAAAAATGCGATATTGTCTTTTTCGCCACCCCAAATGGAATCGCCATGAACGATGCCCCCCGTCTTTTGGAAAAAGGTATCCGCATCGTCGACTTATCCGCTGACTTTCGTATACAGGATATTCCCACATGGGAACATTGGTACAAAATGAAGCACGCCAGCCCCGATATTGTTCCTCAAGCGGTGTACGGGTTAAGTGAATTAAACCGCGATGCCATCGCATCTGCACAAATCGTTGCCAACCCCGGCTGTTATCCGACCTGCGTTTCACTGCCTTTACTCCCATTGCTGAAAGAAGGTCGTCTGAAACCGCAGATGCCATTGATTGCGGACTGTAAATCAGGCGTATCCGGCGCAGGTCGGAAAGCCAATACCGGCTCGCTGCTTTGCGAGGCAGGGGATAATTTTAAAGCCTACGGCATTACGGGACACCGACACCAGCCCGAAATTCGGCAAACCATCGCCACATTGCAACCAGGAATTGCCGAACATTTCATTTTCGTTCCCCATCTGACACCCATGATCCGGGGTATGCACGCCACTTTATACCTGCATCTTGAGGACGGTTGCAATCCGGAAGCTGTTTTACGCGAATTTTATCGGGACAGTCCTTTTGTGGACATCATGCCGGCCGGTTCAACACCAGAAACCCGCAGCGTGCGCGGGGCAAACCTTTGCCGTGTCAGCATCCAAAAATCTTCGTCTGACAATGTATGGATCGCTCTGTCCGTCATCGACAACTTAGTTAAAGGGGCGGCAGGACAAGCTGTTCAAAATATGAATATCATGTTCGGCTTTGATGAAAAACTCGGTTTGATACAAACTCCACTCCTACCTTAA
- the pilO gene encoding type 4a pilus biogenesis protein PilO — translation MASAKVKNLDIQNLYLLNPAAKFVLAALAVAGVLAVGYGIVFRDQLETLSTQEAKEEELKETYTKKSIEAASLDNLKAELISIRSSFDILLKQLPTDAEIPTLIQELHQAGSANGLRLDSVVPQVPVNDGPIQKLPYEISITGKYNQINQFARDVGGLSRIITLESLKISHVSDSKNSKDSKNDILTLRAIATTYKARPSDEVAAELAAQQSQAQGDSENGQANSEQK, via the coding sequence ATGGCCTCAGCAAAAGTAAAAAATTTGGATATTCAGAATTTATATTTGTTGAACCCTGCTGCAAAGTTTGTATTAGCTGCATTAGCAGTTGCAGGGGTATTGGCAGTTGGCTATGGAATAGTATTTCGTGATCAGCTGGAAACACTTTCAACCCAAGAGGCAAAGGAGGAGGAGTTAAAGGAAACATATACGAAAAAGAGTATTGAGGCTGCAAGTTTGGATAACTTGAAAGCTGAATTAATATCTATTCGTTCTTCATTTGACATCTTGTTAAAACAGTTACCGACTGATGCTGAAATTCCTACTTTGATTCAAGAACTGCACCAGGCAGGTTCAGCAAACGGTCTTCGCTTAGATAGTGTAGTTCCACAGGTTCCGGTCAATGATGGGCCAATACAGAAGTTACCGTATGAAATATCGATTACGGGCAAATATAATCAGATTAACCAATTTGCTAGAGATGTTGGTGGTTTATCGCGGATAATTACATTGGAGTCGTTAAAAATATCTCATGTTTCAGATAGTAAAAATAGCAAAGATAGTAAAAATGATATTTTAACGCTCAGAGCAATTGCGACGACTTATAAAGCCCGCCCGTCAGATGAGGTAGCAGCGGAACTTGCCGCTCAGCAGAGTCAGGCACAGGGAGATTCAGAAAATGGCCAAGCCAATTCTGAACAAAAATAA